In Humulus lupulus chromosome 7, drHumLupu1.1, whole genome shotgun sequence, the following are encoded in one genomic region:
- the LOC133789383 gene encoding serpin-Z10-like, protein MELCIRVMKRALMYEQTKDLLGKNFIVSPLSCTILLSMVASGLKGEALEQMMFFFRLRMGLRSIADLISESDRLMAMVSLDSTKGLLPLSSANGAWVDMKYKLKPSFQQVLKTTYRADSMALDFANELEEAVAEINTWVEKATNGNIKDSVSKQFLLKDTVLILANALYFKRTRKRSRSLLPSRTIILNFYTLDGKTVKVPFLTHSFLYFPYGYSQGCKILKLPYYVGNQKGVKLFSMYIFLPDEKDGLHDLIKQLSSDSTLLNLRFEFKYVKMEEIMIPKFKFKYSTEVSDIMEQMGLRLNMNKDAEMVEGVPDPSTAIIDDMKVCHSCCIEVDENRTDPVDLIDRVFGGGGHGNFPHSKFIADHPFMFMIREDTSETPIFVGAVVNPLLR, encoded by the exons ATGGAGTTATGCATACGGGTAATGAAGAGAGCCCTTATGTACGAACAAACTAAAGATTTATTAGGCAAGAACTTTATAGTTTCACCATTGTCGTGTACAATTCTGCTGAGTATGGTGGCTTCTGGACTGAAAGGAGAAGCTTTAGAGCAGATGATGTTCTTCTTTAGGCTGAGAATGGGGCTGAGAAGTATAGCTGATCTAATCTCTGAGTCTGATCGACTGATGGCTATGGTATCACTTGACAGCACCAAAGGGCTCTTACCTTTGTCCTCTGCCAATGGCGCTTGGGTGGATATGAAGTACAAGCTCAAGCCTTCATTTCAACAAGTTTTGAAGACCACTTACAGAGCAGATTCCATGGCACTAGATTTTGCCAACGAG CTTGAAGAAGCAGTTGCTGAAATTAATACTTGGGTGGAGAAAGCAACAAATGGGAACATCAAAGACAGTGTTTCAAAGCAGTTCTTGCTCAAGGATACTGTCCTAATCCTTGCCAATGCTCTCTACTTCAAAAGAACTCGTAAAAGGTCAAGATCATTACTTCCATCTCGAACCATTATTTTGAATTTCTACACCTTAGATGGTAAAACTGTTAAAGTTCCCTTCTTAACTCATTCTTTCCTCTACTTTCCATATGGATACTCCCAAGGGTGTAAGATTCTCAAGTTGCCTTATTATGTGGGGAATCAAAAGGGTGTAAAACTGTTCTCAATGTACATTTTTCTTCCTGATGAGAAAGATGGGCTGCATGACTTGATCAAACAATTGAGTTCAGACTCAACACTACTCAATCTACGGTTCGAATTCAAGTATGTGAAAATGGAAGAGATAATGATACCAAAGTTCAAGTTCAAGTATAGCACAGAAGTTTCTGATATTATGGAGCAAATGGGGCTGAGGCTGAACATGAACAAGGATGCCGAGATGGTAGAAGGAGTACCAGACCCCAGTACTGCTATCATTGATGATATGAAAGTTTGTCACAGTTGTTGTATTGAAGTTGATGAAAATAGAACTGACCCTGTCGATCTGATTGATCGGGTATTTGGTGGTGGTGGCCATGGCAATTTTCCTCACTCTAAATTCATTGCAGACCATCCATTTATGTTCATGATAAGAGAAGACACTTCTGAAACTCCTATCTTTGTTGGAGCTGTGGTTAATCCCCTCCTTCGGTGA
- the LOC133789384 gene encoding uncharacterized protein LOC133789384, with the protein MALVVDIRMWTIWIYNSNPDYWISIEAMERSVQPLAEYFPLLLRDSGHFNEFCAQCKYFMKIEVAPADTVPQSNRMGDCGIFMLKTMEMHIAGKCNESVRTLLNDDNIDTFRQAYAVQLYVGSADP; encoded by the exons ATGGCATTGGTAGTAGACATTAGAATGTGGACAATATGGATTTATAACTCCAATCCAGACTATTGGATCTCCATAGAAGCAATGGAAAGATCAGTGCAACCACTTGCCGAATATTTTCCGCTATTACTTCGTGATAGTGGTCATTTTAATGAATTTTGTGCTCAGTGTAAGTACTTCATGAAGATAGAAGTTGCCCCCGCAGATACTGTTCCTCAAAGCAATAGAAT GGGAGATTGTGGTATATTCATGCTGAAGACAATGGAAATGCACATCGCTGGTAAGTGCAACGAGTCAGTTAGAACGTTGCTAAACGACGACAACATAGATACTTTTAGACAAGCATATGCAGTTCAATTATATGTAGGTAGTGCAGATCCCTAG
- the LOC133791277 gene encoding uncharacterized protein LOC133791277 encodes MKDSEFFVIRQYHGLHTCSLMNRNANHRQASNRVIGARVQGHLKNNKDPLNPRSLAGFMREEMKVQVSYWKAWKGKQWAQNLIRGTAKENFSLLPSYSHILKQVNPGTVTHNELDSENTFKYFFMALGVAIRGFTYMRKVIGIDAAWIKTKHKGVLLVATTQDSEYHTYPIAWGLVDSENNASWTWFLEKLKELIPDSSDLCFISDRHQSIEHAVRHVYVMASHGACYWHVKQNIKHRFKSAASTKLYKKAAIAYRIEEFNKHFDHIRKIYPRVAKYLENDVKFKKWSRAHFGGNRYEVMTTNIVETVNNLMRKAREYPIIAMIDFIISTMGQWFLSRRREAYVVTTPLTPKREEILRKRWDEVGSLITLQLNENEYNVMCGEFDAIVNLRSKSCTCKIFDIEKLPCVHAIAAVGKSQPQNTGELIYSMCSKFYTLEYWLLAYAETIYPVPPNSQWTNIPEDVTAIQMIAPPEDKTKGRPKINRIPSQGEVSKRQYNCGACGQSGHNAQKCPSCHAPSDVRSTTNM; translated from the coding sequence ATGAAAGATTCAGAATTCTTTGTCATTCGACAATACCATGGTCTTCACACTTGCTCATTGATGAACCGAAATGCCAATCATAGACAAGCATCCAATCGTGTTATTGGTGCTCGTGTCCAGGGACACTTAAAGAACAATAAGGATCCACTCAACCCTAGAAGCCTCGCGGGATTCATGCGCGAGGAAATGAAAGTTCAAGTCAGTTATTGGAAGGCTTGGAAAGGAAAACAATGGGCTCAAAATCTTATCAGAGGAACAGCAAAAGAAAATTTTTCCTTGCTCCCTTCGTATAGTCATATTTTGAAGCAGGTAAATCCAGGCACAGTTACCCACAATGAACTTGATTCAGAAAATACGTTCAAGTACTTTTTTATGGCATTGGGAGTGGCTATAAGAGGGTTCACCTACATGAGGAAAGTAATTGGTATAGATGCGGCTTGGATCAAAACTAAGCATAAGGGTGTGTTATTAGTAGCAACTACACAAGATAGTGAATATCATACTTACCCCATTGCATGGGGTTTGGTTGATAGTGAGAATAACGCTTCATGGACATGGTTCTTAGAGAAGTTGAAGGAGTTGATACCTGATAGCTCAGACTTGTGTTTTATTTCTGATAGACATCAAAGTATCGAACATGCAGTGCGTCATGTTTATGTTATGGCTTCTCATGGGGCATGCTATTGGCACGTAAAGCAAAATATAAAACATCGTTTCAAAAGCGCTGCTTCGACTAAATTGTACAAGAAAGCTGCAATTGCATACCGTATCGAAGAGTTTAATAAACATTTTGACCATATTCGCAAAATATATCCACGTGTTGCTAAGTATCTTGAGAATGATGTCAAATTCAAAAAGTGGTCGAGAGCACATTTTGGTGGTAATCGGTATGAAGTTATGACCACTAACATAGTTGAGACTGTGAATAATTTGATGCGAAAGGCAAGAGAGTATCCAATTATTGCTATGATCGATTTTATCATAAGCACCATGGGACAGTGGTTCCTTTCTCGTCGTCGAGAAGCATATGTTGTGACAACTCCATTGACACCGAAGAGAGAGGAAATCTTAAGAAAAAGATGGGATGAAGTTGGTTCATTGATAACACTCCAATTAAATGAGAATGAGTACAATGTAATGTGCGGAGAATTCGATGCAATAGTGaatttaaggtcaaaaagttgTACTTGCAAAATTTTTGATATCGAGAAGCTTCCATGTGTTCATGCCATAGCAGCAGTAGGAAAGTCCCAACCTCAAAATACTGGGGAACTTATATATTCGATGTGTTCAAAATTCTACACTTTGGAATATTGGTTGTTAGCATATGCTGAAACGATCTATCCTGTTCCTCCAAACTCACAGTGGACCAACATTCCTGAAGATGTTACTGCAATACAAATGATAGCACCACCTGAAGACAAGACTAAAGGGCGACCAAAAATCAACCGCATACCTTCCCAAGGTGAAGTTTCTAAGAGACAATATAATTGTGGGGCATGTGGGCAATCAGGACATAATGCGCAGAAGTGTCCAAGTTGTCATGCGCCATCAGATGTTAGAAGCACAACTAATATGTGA
- the LOC133791278 gene encoding uncharacterized protein LOC133791278, which produces MDSKLDLVLSMMVRSSGCKSNQPEFELEAKHNGIKVGGGECGDAYSYVTPPTFNGDDVVCNNENEVEVTSPHPRPMRRRKHAPALMTPYTDPTKRRKFRKGEGFKVDPFRKIDEHKEEAFMKWFNENNTSMLINCGTGNYQRKYFEQLFTPATWLSTDHIDEALWGMRKRSQKYHDLFDQNVAILDEFFSQWLCGHWEKFNLGKNYKDFVFDDVFIKYVNGEKPLRGKAWENVHTLYAPLNIEGKHWVSLAVKLEKWEIVVFDSNINLTPERKLVKHLEPFRCMLPYLLRQSGKFMGRLHKIPEPFTCRRLCDIPKDQSSGDCGIFSIKHIEFDMCGLNMNYVHDDNIVFFRKKMSCEIYNRDWDP; this is translated from the exons ATGGACTCCAAATTGGACTTGGTGTTATCAATGATGGTTCGTAGTTCTGGTTGTAAATCTAATCAACCTGAGTTTGAGTTGGAGGCTAAACATAATGGCATAAAAGTTGGTGGTGGTGAGTGCGGAGATGCATATAGCTATGTCACTCCACCTACTTTTAATGGTGATGATGTTGTTTGCAATAACGAAAATGAAGTTGAGGTCACATCTCCTCATCCTAGGCCAATGAGAAGAAGGAAACATGCTCCTGCCCTAATGACACCATATACAGACCCAACAAAAAggagaaaatttagaaaaggtgAAGGGTTCAAAGTTGATCCATTTCGCAAGATTGATGAGCACAAAGAAGAGGCTTTTATGAAGTGGTTCAATGAGAACAACACAAG CATGTTAATTAACTGTGGAACCGGCAACTACCAAAGGAAATACTTCGAACAGTTATTTACCCCAGCAACATGGCTGTCTACTGAT CATATAGATGAGGCTTTATGGGGCATGAGAAAAAGGTCACAAAAGTATCATGACCTCTTTGATCAGAATGTCGCCATTCTTGATGAATTCTTTTCTCAGTGGCTTTGTGGACATTGGGAGAAGTTCAATTTAGGTAAAAATTACAAGGACTTTGTATTTGATGATGTTTTTATTAAGTATGTTAATGGTGAGAAACCACTTAGAGGAAAGGCTTGGGAGAATGTTCACACACTTTACGCACCACTAAATATCGAAGGCAAACATTGGGTATCTTTGGCAGTCAAGTTGGAGAAGTGGGAGATTGTAGTGTTTGATAGTAATATAAACCTCACACCTGAGCGAAAATTGGTCAAACACTTGGAGCCTTTCCGGTGCATGCTACCGTACTTGCTTCGTCAAAGTGGTAAGTTTATGGGTCGTCTTCACAAAATTCCTGAGCCATTTACATGTCGAAGGTTGTGTGACATTCCTAAAGACCAATCCAG CGGAGATTGTGGAATATTTTCCATCAAGCATATCGAGTTCGACATGTGCGGGCTAAACATGAATTATGTTCACGATGACAATATTGTCTTCTTTCGGAAAAAAATGTCATGTGAAATCTACAATAGAGATTGGGATCCATAG
- the LOC133791279 gene encoding uncharacterized protein LOC133791279, whose translation MWHLGQNIKTKFSGKGLKKLFEKTAKTYRVSEFTKLFAEISTKKPSLATYLKNASFESWSRCHFHGNRHNIMTTNNSESLNQVFREAREWPIIPLLEEIITTLSRWFYERRTNANSCPTPLTVDAKDIMRQRYEQSRYMRVTPINLSEFHVKGEPLDGLVNIEEHSCTCREFDIDKIPCIHGIAAAMHRGVDVYSLCSKFYTTEFWRMAYAESIYPLPPEIEWLLPEEVKSQVVIKPVKLIPPGRPKNK comes from the coding sequence ATGTGGCATCTTGGACAAAATATAAAGACAAAATTTAGTGGTAAAGGTTTGAAAAAGTTGTTTGAGAAGACGGCAAAAACGTACAGAGTTTCAGAGTTCACAAAGTTATTTGCTGAGATTTCTACAAAAAAACCAAGTCTGGCAACATACCTGAAGAATGCATCTTTTGAAAGCTGGTCCAGATGTCATTTCCATGGTAATCGACACAACATCATGACCACCAATAATTCTGAGTCATTGAACCAAGTTTTTAGAGAAGCTCGAGAATGGCCCATCATTCCTTTATTGGAGGAAATTATCACTACACTCTCCAGATGGTTCTATGAGAGAAGGACAAATGCAAATTCTTGTCCAACACCACTTACAGTTGACGCAAAAGATATAATGAGACAAAGATATGAACAATCAAGGTACATGAGAGTTACACCCATTAATCTAAGTGAGTTCCATGTTAAAGGTGAGCCACTAGACGGTCTAGTTAATATTGAGGAACATTCTTGTACATGTCGAGAGTTTGACATTGATAAGATTCCATGTATTCATGGAATCGCTGCAGCAATGCATCGTGGAGTAGATGTTTATAGTCTATGCTCAAAATTCTACACGACTGAATTTTGGAGGATGGCTTATGCAGAATCTATTTACCCTTTACCACCTGAAATAGAATGGCTTCTTCCAGAAGAGGTTAAGTCTCAAGTCGTTATCAAACCAGTTAAGTTAATTCCCCCAGGGAGACCAAAGAATAAATGA
- the LOC133791280 gene encoding uncharacterized protein LOC133791280: MENMLIEDKLVTNIDSTTNIDSIANISTDDDLDDAGLNDDNNVDLDDDDDDNDNDNDDDDDEGERNNIDDGFVEINLNVPCLENRTFDDSFDDAYICNVPDASSAPHTLEDNHLPLPRVSPSDHCNERSHVSSTPSSNATSIDEDVFCVGQYFVDKKELKMKVHMLAIRRNFEFKVKKSNKKLVVLVCVDPNCKWRIRATKTCATGLFVIRKHCNEHTCSLEMRQNHHRQETCSIIAEHLKARYKGVKKGPNPAQIVNEMNKNLGVKCSYWKAWKARKCARELIRGSAANSYPKLPSYLYMVQKSNPGTYTRLIVDEEQKFKYLFLSLGVSIRGFRYMRKVISIDGTHLKNQFGGTLLIATAQDGNFQIYPLAFGIVDSENDASWNWFLTCLRDQVPDTTDLVFISDRHKSIIKGV; encoded by the coding sequence ATGGAAAATATGCTCATTGAGGATAAACTTGTTACTAATATTGATTCTACTACAAATATTGATTCTATTGCAAACATTTCTACTGATGATGATCTTGATGATGCTGGTTTAAACGATGATAATAATGTTGATTTAGATGATGACGATGATGACAACGACAACgacaatgatgatgatgatgatgaggggGAAAGAAACAATATTGATGATGGTTTTGTTGAGATAAATTTGAATGTCCCATGTCTTGAAAATAGAACTTTTGATGATTCCTTTGACGATGCATACATATGTAATGTTCCTGATGCTAGTTCTGCACCTCACACTCTTGAAGATAACCATTTACCACTTCCTCGTGTATCCCCTAGTGATCATTGTAATGAAAGAAGTCATGTTAGTAGTACACCAAGCTCAAATGCAACAAGTATTGATGAAGATGTTTTTTGTGTTGGTCAATATTTTGTGGATAAgaaagagttgaagatgaaaGTACACATGCTTGCTATACGACGAAACTTTGAATTCAAAGTGAAAAAATCAAATAAGAAATTAGTGGTTTTGGTTTGTGTTGACCCCAATTGTAAGTGGAGAATTCGTGCGACAAAGACATGTGCAACGGGTTTGTTTGTTATTCGCAAGCATTGTAATGAACACACTTGTTCTTTAGAAATGCGACAAAATCATCATCGGCAAGAAACTTGTTCTATTATTGCAGAGCACTTGAAAGCGAGATATAAAGGTGTGAAAAAAGGTCCAAATCCAGCACAAATAGTTAATGAGATGAACAAGAATCTTGGTGTAAAGTGTAGTTATTGGAAGGCATGGAAGGCAAGAAAGTGTGCACGTGAACTTATAAGGGGTTCAGCGGCAAACAGTTATCCAAAACTTCCCTCTTACTTGtacatggtccaaaagtctaATCCTGGTACGTACACTAGATTAATTGTTGATGAAGAACAgaaattcaaatatttatttttgtcttTGGGAGTATCCATTAGAGGTTTTCGTTACATGAGAAAAGTTATATCTATTGATGGAACTCATTTGAAAAACCAATTTGGAGGAACTTTACTCATTGCAACTGCACAAGATGGAAATTTTCAAATTTATCCTCTTGCTTTTGGTATTGTTGATTCTGAGAATGATGCATCTTGGAATTGGTTTTTGACATGCTTACGAGATCAAGTGCCTGATACTACTGATTTAGTGTTTATATCTGATAGACACAAAAGCATAATAAAGGGAGTTTGA
- the LOC133790459 gene encoding exosome complex component RRP45B isoform X2 codes for MEQRLANTWRLTVNEKKFIENALLSDLRVDGRRPFDFRNVIITFGKEDGSAEVQLGQTHVMGFVTGRLVQPYRDRSNEGTLSIFTEFSPMADPSFEPGRPSEAAIELGRIIDRGLRESRAVDTESLCVLPGKLVWAIRIDLHILDNGGNLVDTANIAALAALMTFRRPECSLGGDDGQEVIVHPPEERDPLPLIIHHLPIAVTFAFIGSESSVVIDPTHQEEAVMGGRMTTTLNANGDICAIQKAGGEGVLQSVIMQCLRIASVKAGDITEKIKKAGSLLEGCRSRILKSISCITRNVNS; via the exons atGGAGCAACGACTGGCCAACACATGGCGTCTCACAGTCAATGAGAAAAAATTTATTGAAAACGCTCTTCTCTCTGACCTCCGAGTTGATGGTCGCCGTCCATTTGACTTCCGCAATGTCATCATTACCTTCGGCAAGGAGGATGGCTCGGCAGAGGTGCAGCTGGGCCAAACCCATGTCATGGGATTTGTGACGGGTCGGCTAGTTCAGCCCTATCGTGACCGCTCCAACGAGGGCACACTTTCCATCTTCACTGAGTTCTCCCCCATGGCCGATCCTTCCTTCGAGCCTGGCCGCCCCAGCGAGGCTGCTATCGAGCTCGGCCGCATTATAGACCGTGGCCTAAG AGAAAGCAGGGCTGTTGACACTGAATCGCTCTGCGTTCTTCCAGGGAAATTGGTTTGGGCCATCCGTATTGACCTTCATATTCTAGATAATGGAGG AAACCTTGTGGATACTGCAAATATTGCTGCTTTGGCTGCTCTCATGACATTTCGGAGGCCTGAATGCTCATTAGGAGGAGACGATGGTCAAGAAGTGATTGTACATCCACCTGAG GAAAGAGACCCATTACCTCTGATAATACATCATCTTCCTATAGCAGTAACCTTTGCATTCATTGGTAGTGAAAGTAGTGTG GTAATAGATCCAACTCATCAAGAAGAGGCTGTTATGGGAGGACGAATGACAACCACACTTAATGCAAATGGTGATATTTGTGCTATTCAAAAAGCTGGAGGGGAAGGGGTCTTGCAAAGTGTTATCATGCAGTGTTTGCGAATTGCGTCTGTGAAAGCTGGTGATATAACAGAGAAGATAAAGAAGGCA GGATCCTTACTCGAAGGGTGTCGATCCAGAATTCTTAAAAGCATCTCTTGCATCACGAG GAACGTCAACAGCTAA
- the LOC133790459 gene encoding exosome complex component RRP45A isoform X1 — protein sequence MEQRLANTWRLTVNEKKFIENALLSDLRVDGRRPFDFRNVIITFGKEDGSAEVQLGQTHVMGFVTGRLVQPYRDRSNEGTLSIFTEFSPMADPSFEPGRPSEAAIELGRIIDRGLRESRAVDTESLCVLPGKLVWAIRIDLHILDNGGNLVDTANIAALAALMTFRRPECSLGGDDGQEVIVHPPEERDPLPLIIHHLPIAVTFAFIGSESSVVIDPTHQEEAVMGGRMTTTLNANGDICAIQKAGGEGVLQSVIMQCLRIASVKAGDITEKIKKAVDSFNTQRTLKKIKRHPASTVMDIDGADFKLREKQSPVVDKKATIIPSQSENVEGGTKSIEQGQTKKGNEGVKNFIGGPSSWDPYSKGVDPEFLKASLASRGTSTANKKQEESKKENTLSEAKLEEPPKAVNQGSLAVESVQSEQQSKGEKTLKDAVKPKHKRKKKQSFTGAS from the exons atGGAGCAACGACTGGCCAACACATGGCGTCTCACAGTCAATGAGAAAAAATTTATTGAAAACGCTCTTCTCTCTGACCTCCGAGTTGATGGTCGCCGTCCATTTGACTTCCGCAATGTCATCATTACCTTCGGCAAGGAGGATGGCTCGGCAGAGGTGCAGCTGGGCCAAACCCATGTCATGGGATTTGTGACGGGTCGGCTAGTTCAGCCCTATCGTGACCGCTCCAACGAGGGCACACTTTCCATCTTCACTGAGTTCTCCCCCATGGCCGATCCTTCCTTCGAGCCTGGCCGCCCCAGCGAGGCTGCTATCGAGCTCGGCCGCATTATAGACCGTGGCCTAAG AGAAAGCAGGGCTGTTGACACTGAATCGCTCTGCGTTCTTCCAGGGAAATTGGTTTGGGCCATCCGTATTGACCTTCATATTCTAGATAATGGAGG AAACCTTGTGGATACTGCAAATATTGCTGCTTTGGCTGCTCTCATGACATTTCGGAGGCCTGAATGCTCATTAGGAGGAGACGATGGTCAAGAAGTGATTGTACATCCACCTGAG GAAAGAGACCCATTACCTCTGATAATACATCATCTTCCTATAGCAGTAACCTTTGCATTCATTGGTAGTGAAAGTAGTGTG GTAATAGATCCAACTCATCAAGAAGAGGCTGTTATGGGAGGACGAATGACAACCACACTTAATGCAAATGGTGATATTTGTGCTATTCAAAAAGCTGGAGGGGAAGGGGTCTTGCAAAGTGTTATCATGCAGTGTTTGCGAATTGCGTCTGTGAAAGCTGGTGATATAACAGAGAAGATAAAGAAGGCA GTTGATTCATTTAACACACAGAGAACATTAAAGAAGATCAAACGCCATCCTGCCTCTACTGTTATGGATATTGATGGAGCTGATTTTAAATTAAGGGAAAAACAAAGCCCGGTAGTTGATAAGAAAGCTACCATCATTCCCAGTCAATCTGAAAATGTTGAAGGGGGAACTAAATCAATAGAACAAGGACAAACTAAGAAGGGAAATGAAGGTGTGAAGAATTTCATTGGGGGCCCCTCATCTTG GGATCCTTACTCGAAGGGTGTCGATCCAGAATTCTTAAAAGCATCTCTTGCATCACGAG GAACGTCAACAGCTAATAAGAAACAAGAGGAATCGAAAAAAGAGAATACCTTATCTGAAGCCAAGCTGGAGGAACCTCCTAAAGCTGTTAATCAAGGATCTTTAGCTGTTGAGTCAGTTCAATCTGAACAGCAATCTAAAGGAGAAAAAACTTTGAAGGATGCAGTGAAGCCCAAGCAcaagagaaaaaagaaacaaTCTTTCACTGGTGCAAGCTAG